CGAACACGGTAGTTAAGCTTCTCCGCGCCAATGGTAGTTGGGGGCTTCCCCCTGCGAGAGTAGGTCGCTGCCGGGCAGTATTTCTGGAGGTTTAGCTCAGCTGGGAGAGCATCTGCCTTACAAGCAGAGGGTCAGCGGTTCGATCCCGTTAACCTCCATTTTTTATGCCGGCTTAGCTCAGTTGGTAGAGCAACTGATTTGTAATCAGTAGGTCGCGAGTTCGACTCTTGCAGCCGGCACCATTAATATTATCTTTATAATAATACATAATTTTATTGTAGAGAGCCGTTAGCTCAGTTGGTAGAGCATCTGACTTTTAATCAGAGGGTCGCTGGTTCGAACCCAGCACGGCTCACTTTTTGCGGGTGTGGCGGAATTGGCAGACGCACCAGATTTAGGATCTGGCGCCGCGAGGCGTGGGGGTTCAAGTCCCTTCACCCGCACTTATTATAAAATATGCGGAAGTAGTTCAGTGGTAGAACATCACCTTGCCAAGGTGGGGGTCGCGGGTTCGAACCCCGTCTTCCGCTCCATATTTTATAGCAACGCCGGGGTGGCGGAACTGGCAGACGCACAGGACTTAAAATCCTGCGGATAGTGATATCCGTACCGGTTCGATTCCGGTCCTCGGCACTTATATTTGCGCCCATAGCTCAACTGGATAGAGTACTTGACTACGAATCAAGCGGTTAGAGGTTCGACTCCTCTTGGGCGCACTTTATTAAACGGGAAGTAGCTCAGCTTGGTAGAGCACTTGGTTTGGGACCAAGGGGTCGCAGGTTCGAATCCTGTCTTCCCGATAGTTTAATCCCTTATTATTATGGGGCCTTAGCTCAGCTGGGAGAGCGCCTGCTTTGCACGCAGGAGGTCAGCGGTTCGATCCCGCTAGGCTCCACTTGCTTCACATTTAACCACATAAGTAGAAAATGGTAGCCTTATTATTATGGCGGCGTAGCTCAGCTGGCTAGAGCGTTCGGTTCATACCCGAAAGGTCGTGGGTTCGACTCCCTCCGCCGCTATTTTCAATCTTGGACCTTTAGCTCAGTTGGTTAGAGCAGACGGCTCATAACCGTCCGGTCGCAGGTTCGAGTCCTGCAAGGTCCACTTGTCACTTTATTATTATCATGGAGGAATACCCAAGTCTGGCTGAAGGGATCGGTCTTGAAAACCGACAGGCGGGTAATACCGCGCGGGGGTTCGAATCCCTCTTCCTCCGTTTTTTCGCTTGTGATATGTGGACTAAAATTTAATATTATTGTCGCGGGGTGGAGCAGTCTGGTAGCTCGTCGGGCTCATAACCCGAAGGTCGTAGGTTCAAATCCTGCCCCCGCAATAGTGGTTCCGTGGTGTAGGGGTTAACATGCCTGCCTGTCACGCAGGAGATCGCGGGTTCAAATCCCGTCGGGACCGCCATTATGGCTTGGTAGCTCAGTTGGTAGAGCACTTGATTGAAGCTCAAGGTGTCGGCAGTTCGATTCTGTCCCAAGCCATTCTTTTTTTAAACATTTTTGCCTTATGGCGGATATGGCGAAGTGGTTAACGCACCTGATTGTGGTTCAGGCATTCGTGGGTTCGATTCCCATTATCCGCCCTTTGTTTTTTAAATTTATATTATGCGGGTGTAGTTTAGTGGTAAAACTACAGCCTTCCAAGCTGTTGTCGTGGGTTCGATTCCCATCACCCGCTTTTTACCATAAATAGTTTTACTGAGGGCCTATAGCTCAGCTGGTTAGAGCGCACGCCTGATAAGCGTGAGGTCGATGGTTCGAGTCCATTTAGGCCCATTTTATTCCACAGTAGCTCAGTTGGTAGAGCAATCGGCTGTTAACCGATCGGTCGCAGGTTCGAGTCCTGCCTGTGGAGTTATTCTTTAAATGAGAATAGAATTTTTATATCTGGGGAAGTACTCAAGTGGCTGAAGAGGCGCCCCTGCTAAGGGTGTAGGTCGCTCGCGCGGCGCGAGGGTTCAAATCCCTCCTTCTCCGCCAGATATGGCCCGTTGGTCAAGCGGTTAAGACACCGCCCTTTCACGGCGGTAACACGGGTTCGAATCCCGTACGGGTCATCCTAAAAAAACAATGTCGATTATGACATTGTTTTTTATTTACTATGTTTTTGGAGGTAGCTTAATGGGATCAAAAGGGAAGTTTTGGATTTTAACTATGGTTGTGGCGATTTCAGGGCTGTCACAAGGGGTGTTATTGCCGCTGATTGCGATAATATTAGAGGAGAATGGTATTAGTGCTGGAATTAATGGATTTCATGCTACTGGAATCTATTTAGGGGTTTTACTTATTTCTCCGTTTATTGAGGCGCCACTTCATAAATATGGTTATAAGCCGATTATTTTAGTTGGGGGAGGGCTGGTTGCAGTTGCAATTTTGGCTTTTCCTATATGGTTTAATTTGTATTTTTGGTTTATATTACGGTTGCTTATTGGCGTGGGGGATCATATGTTGCATTTTTCGTCGCAAACTTGGATTGGGGCTATGAGTGATGCAAGTAAGCGTGGTAGAAATATGGCTATCTATGGTTTGTTTTTCTCACTTGGATTCGCGATTGGACCGCAACTTGTTAATTTGGCAGAAATAAATGCAAACTTGCCGTTCTTTTTATCTGGGATATTAGTCTTGATAGCTTGGGGGCTAGTTTGGTTTATTCGAAATGACTTTGTTGGAGAAAAGGCGGTTATTCGGAAAATTTCTTTTTGGGGGAGTTTAAAGCGCTTTTCGGATGTTTTTAAATTGGCTTGGGTTGCGATGATTCCGCCATTTTTGTATGGAATTTTGGAGACTGGGTTGAATGCGACGTTTCCGGTTGTGGGACTTCGTGATGGGCTCGATACGATGATGATAGCAATGATAATTTCTTCTTTTTCGGTGGGGACGATTATTTTTCAAGTACCGATTGGGATTGTTAGTGATAAATTTGGGCGTGGAAAAGTGTTGCCGCTTTTGACGGGAGCAGGGGCGGTTGTTTTTGTGTTGACTGCTTTTGTTAAGATCCCTTTTTTATATGTGATTTTCTTCTTTGTTTTGGGGATATTACTTGGGTCGCTTTATTCACTTGGATTGTCTTATATGACTGATTTGACGCCGCTAGAATTGCTTCCGGCGGGGAATATTTTGGTTGGGATGTGCTTTAGTTTGGGGAGTATTATTGGGCCGAGTGCGACTGGAATGATGATTGGGATTTTTGGAAATCAAATATTTTATTTTGTGGTGGCAGGAATCCTTGTGCTAGGCTGTTTGTTGCTAGCTTTTGGAGCACGGAAAGATGCTCTCAGAAAGAAAATTGGAATTTAATGATTGACAGTTTTCAGGTGCAAGTGGTATGATGATTTCAATCCAATTTAAGTGATTAAAAAACTAAATAAATTGCTCTTATAATGAGTGGTAGAGGGACTGGCCCGTTGAAACCCGGCAACCTTTCAATACGTTGAAAAGGTGCTAAATCCTGCGAAGTGTGATGCTTCGAGAGATAAGAGAGACTTAAAAAGTTTCAGTGTATTTGTGTATCGAAACTTCCAAACCTCTCTAGTTCTCTAGGGAGGTTTTTTATTGGCAAAAAATCGAGAGGATAAGGTGATAGATATGGTAAAGGCGATTAGTTCAAACTTGGGGTATCCGAGACTTGGGGAGAAGCGTGAATGGAAACGTGCGTTAGAAAAATTCTGGAACGGTGCGATTTCGGAAGAGGAATTATTAGCAGAAACGAAGGAATTGAGATTGCATGCGCTAAAAAAACAACTAGATAAAGGGATTGATTTGATTCCGGTTGGTGATTTTAGTTTTTATGATCAAGTACTTGATACGAGTGTGACATTTGGAATTATTCCAAAACGTTTTCAGCATGAAGGTGGGAAAGTTTCGCTAAATACATATTTTGATATTGCGCGTGGTAAAAGTGACGCGGTTGCCTCTGAAATGACTAAATGGTTCAATACTAACTATCACTACATTGTTCCTGAACTGGCTGATGCGGATCCGAAAGTGTTGGATAATCGGGCGCTTTATTATTACGAAGAAGCGAAGAAAGAGCTTGGTATTGAAGGAAAGCCAGTGCTTGTCGGGCCGGTTACTTACTTAAAACTTGGAAAAGGGAACGATGCGGAAAATTTTGAAGTATTATTAGATAAATTTATTCCGGCATATGTGGAAATTTTGAAAGAGCTTGAGGCGGCTGGTGCTAAGTGGGTGCAAATTGATGAGCCTTATCTTGCAACTAGCTTTGATAAAAAAGAAATTGCGTTATTTGAAAAAGTGTATCAGGCGTTTCAACAAGCGGTTCCTAATTTGAAAATTGAGTTACAGACTTATTTTGAAAGTTTGGATTATTATGAAGAGGTTGTTAATTTGCCGGTAGCAGCGATTGGGATTGATTTTGTTCATGACCATGGTGATTCGTTAAAAGCGCTTCAAACGCATGGATTTCCGCAAGATAAATATTTAGCGGCTGGTGTGGTTGATGGGCGGAATGTTTGGCGGAGTGACTTGGATGCGAAATTAGCACTACTTACGGAGATTGCGGATTATGTGGCGGATGGGAAATTGATTATTCAACCTTCCAACTCCTTGCTGCATGTGCCGGTGACAAAGCTAAGTGAACCAGATTTGGATGAAGTGATTCTTGGTGGTTTATCGTTTGCGGATCAGAAATTAGATGAGATTGCCATTTTAACAAAGGCATTAACGGCTGGTGCGGAAAGTGTGGCGGCTGAGCTGGAAGAGGCTCGTGCGGCAGTGACGGCGCTCAACGAATCGAGCCACCGAAACAATTTAGAAGTGCAGGCTGCGATTGCGAATTTGGAAAATGTTCGGGTTGACCGAGAGTTGCCATTTGCGGAGCGGATTAAATTGCAGCATGCTTGGTTGAATTTACCGCTATTTCCAACAACGACAATCGGAAGTTTCCCACAATCGCCGGAAGTTCGGAAAACTCGGGCTGATTGGTTAAAAGGTAATATTACGGATGCGGAATATAATGCTTTTATTGAAAAAGAAACGGCACGCTGGATTAAAATTCAAGAGGATTTAGATCTTGATGTATTGGTCCACGGTGAATTTGAACGGACAGATATGGTGGAATATTTCGGGCAAAAATTGGCTGGGTTCCAAGCAACAAAATTTGGTTGGGTACAATCGTATGGTTCGAGAGCGGTTCGTCCGCCACTTATCTACGGGGATGTTGCTTTTACAGAAGAAATTACCGTG
This sequence is a window from Listeria cossartiae subsp. cossartiae. Protein-coding genes within it:
- the metE gene encoding 5-methyltetrahydropteroyltriglutamate--homocysteine S-methyltransferase translates to MVKAISSNLGYPRLGEKREWKRALEKFWNGAISEEELLAETKELRLHALKKQLDKGIDLIPVGDFSFYDQVLDTSVTFGIIPKRFQHEGGKVSLNTYFDIARGKSDAVASEMTKWFNTNYHYIVPELADADPKVLDNRALYYYEEAKKELGIEGKPVLVGPVTYLKLGKGNDAENFEVLLDKFIPAYVEILKELEAAGAKWVQIDEPYLATSFDKKEIALFEKVYQAFQQAVPNLKIELQTYFESLDYYEEVVNLPVAAIGIDFVHDHGDSLKALQTHGFPQDKYLAAGVVDGRNVWRSDLDAKLALLTEIADYVADGKLIIQPSNSLLHVPVTKLSEPDLDEVILGGLSFADQKLDEIAILTKALTAGAESVAAELEEARAAVTALNESSHRNNLEVQAAIANLENVRVDRELPFAERIKLQHAWLNLPLFPTTTIGSFPQSPEVRKTRADWLKGNITDAEYNAFIEKETARWIKIQEDLDLDVLVHGEFERTDMVEYFGQKLAGFQATKFGWVQSYGSRAVRPPLIYGDVAFTEEITVKESVYAQSLTKRPVKGMLTAPVTIINWSFVRDDVPESVVANQVGLALRKEVEALERNGIKVIQVDEPALREGLPLKQARWEQYLNDAVYSFKLTTASVQNDTQIHTHMCYSDFDDIIDTISALDADVISIETSRSHGEIISTFEEVTYDKEIGLGVYDIHSPRVPTVIEIQDNIRRALRAIDAKQFWINPDCGLKTRKEPETIAALQDMIKATKEVRAEYQVLEK
- a CDS encoding MFS transporter; translated protein: MGSKGKFWILTMVVAISGLSQGVLLPLIAIILEENGISAGINGFHATGIYLGVLLISPFIEAPLHKYGYKPIILVGGGLVAVAILAFPIWFNLYFWFILRLLIGVGDHMLHFSSQTWIGAMSDASKRGRNMAIYGLFFSLGFAIGPQLVNLAEINANLPFFLSGILVLIAWGLVWFIRNDFVGEKAVIRKISFWGSLKRFSDVFKLAWVAMIPPFLYGILETGLNATFPVVGLRDGLDTMMIAMIISSFSVGTIIFQVPIGIVSDKFGRGKVLPLLTGAGAVVFVLTAFVKIPFLYVIFFFVLGILLGSLYSLGLSYMTDLTPLELLPAGNILVGMCFSLGSIIGPSATGMMIGIFGNQIFYFVVAGILVLGCLLLAFGARKDALRKKIGI